One bacterium genomic window carries:
- the rpmB gene encoding 50S ribosomal protein L28 — MSRTCDICGKRPQTGSIISHAHNVSTVRRMPNLRSVKADVPGRSKRVTVCTRCLRSGKVKKSA; from the coding sequence ATGTCGAGAACCTGCGATATCTGCGGCAAGCGCCCGCAGACCGGGAGCATCATCAGCCACGCGCACAACGTCAGCACGGTGCGCCGGATGCCGAATCTGCGCAGCGTGAAGGCGGACGTGCCCGGCCGCAGCAAGCGCGTCACGGTCTGCACGCGCTGCCTGCGCTCCGGCAAAGTCAAGAAGTCCGCGTAG